A single window of Ornithorhynchus anatinus isolate Pmale09 chromosome 3, mOrnAna1.pri.v4, whole genome shotgun sequence DNA harbors:
- the EHF gene encoding ETS homologous factor: MILEGSGVMNLNPNSNLLHQQPSWTDGYPTCNVSNGFFGSQWHEIHPQYWTKYQVWEWLQHLLDTNQLDASCIPFQEFDINGEHLCSMSLQEFTRAAGTAGQLLYSNLQHLKWNGQCGSDLFQSSHNITVKTEQTDPSIIPPWKEENYLYDTNYGSTVELLDSKSFCRAQISMTTTGHLPVDSPDMKKEQEHPPKSHTKKHNPRGTHLWEFIRDILLNPDKNPGLIKWEDRSEGIFRFLKSEAVAQLWGKKKNNSSMTYEKLSRAMRYYYKREILERVDGRRLVYKFGKNARGWRENEN, encoded by the exons ATGATTCTGGAAGGAAGTGGTGTGATGAATCTCAATCCCAACAGCAATCTCCTCCATCAGCAGCCTTCCTGGACAGATGGCTACCCCACATGCAATG TTTCTAATGGATTTTTTGGAAGTCAGTGGCACGAGATACATCCTCAGTATTGGACCAAGTATCAGGTGTGGGAATGGCTCCAGCATCTCCTGGATACCAATCAACTGGATGCCAGCTGCATCCCTTTTCAGGAGTTTGATATCAATGGTGAACACCTGTGCAGTATGAGCTTGCAAGAATTCACCCGGGCAGCTGGAACAGCTGGGCAGCTCCTTTACAGCAACCTGCAGCATCTTAAATGGAATG GTCAGTGTGGCAGTGATCTATTTCAGTCATCACACAATATCACTGTTAAAACAGAACAAACAG ATCCTTCAATCATACCGCCTTGGAAAGAAGAGAATTATTTATATGACACCAACTATGGTAGTACAGTAG AATTGTTGGACAGTAAAAGTTTCTGCAGAGCCCAGATTTCCATGACAACCACTGGACACCTTCCTGTTG ATTCTCCTGATATGAAAAAGGAGCAAGAACACCCTCCGAAATCACACACCAAAAAGCACA ATCCCCGAGGGACCCACCTCTGGGAGTTTATCCGAGATATCCTCCTGAATCCAGACAAGAACCCAGGGTTAATAAAATGGGAAGACAGGTCTGAAGGCATCTTCAGATTCTTGAAATCGGAGGCAGTGGCTCAgctgtggggaaaaaagaaaaacaacagcaGCATGACATATGAGAAACTGAGCCGTGCCATGAG atactattataagAGAGAAATTCTGGAACGAGTTGATGGACGGAGACTGGTATATAAATTTGGAAAGAACGCACGTGggtggagagaaaatgaaaactaA